The following proteins are co-located in the Halanaerobiaceae bacterium ANBcell28 genome:
- the fusA gene encoding elongation factor G — protein MSTEKIRNFCLISHGGAGKTTLVERVLKNAGVINDLGSVEKGNTQSDFMPEEKDHQHSINNSYFSFQWKNMNINMIDTPGYADFRGEVAGALRMAEGAVLLLDAHSGIEVNSNYVWAMAEENNLPRFIFINKMDLADTDFDKVLNEVKDCFDGTFIPITIPDGSGQNYKGVIDLLKDEASLLKDGKEVKGDIPEGHIDKLEEIEREMLESVVELDDDLMEKYFAEEEISDKELLNGLFDGVANGDIIPVFAGSAINNSGLNLLMDYLIKLLPAPNANKVVKGTWEDDEVEVEIKEDGPVVALVGKTMVDPYIGKLSIFKVLSGELCRDKEVYIPSKDTKVKLGKLYKLNGAEQEEVKCLRAGEIGAVAKIDELQTGDTMCTDVQLKLKAINFPVPMFVQAAYPASDGDDEKLSNAIHKIPEEDATFTAEYNKEIKQLLVTSMGTVHLDIIKSICKRKFDADFITETPKVAYRETIQKKVEVEQKYKKQSGGRGQYGHVFLRLEPLPRGKDFSFDEEIFGGSIPNQYIPAVEKGIVEAKDEGVVAGYPVVDFKAVVYDGSYHPVDSSEMAFKIAASKGFRKGMEQAKPVILEPVMHVEVVVPEEYMGDIMGDFNSRRGKILGMEPVKGRQIIKAEVPQVEMFNYTIDLKSITGGHGSYTMEFSHYDKVPSKLQEEIVSQKEAEEE, from the coding sequence ATGAGTACTGAAAAAATCAGAAATTTTTGTTTAATTTCTCACGGAGGGGCAGGAAAAACTACTTTAGTAGAAAGAGTACTGAAAAATGCTGGAGTAATTAATGATCTTGGTTCGGTAGAAAAAGGTAATACTCAATCTGATTTTATGCCAGAAGAAAAGGATCATCAACATTCGATTAATAATTCATATTTTTCTTTCCAATGGAAAAATATGAATATTAATATGATTGACACTCCAGGATATGCAGATTTTAGAGGTGAAGTTGCAGGAGCGCTTAGAATGGCAGAAGGGGCTGTTTTATTACTAGATGCTCATTCGGGTATTGAGGTAAATAGTAATTATGTATGGGCAATGGCTGAAGAGAATAATTTGCCTCGTTTTATTTTTATAAATAAAATGGATCTAGCTGATACTGATTTTGATAAAGTATTGAATGAAGTAAAAGATTGTTTTGATGGGACTTTTATACCGATTACTATACCTGACGGTAGTGGCCAAAATTATAAAGGGGTAATAGATTTACTGAAAGATGAAGCTAGTTTACTTAAAGATGGCAAAGAGGTCAAGGGTGATATTCCAGAAGGCCATATAGACAAATTAGAAGAGATAGAAAGAGAAATGCTAGAATCTGTAGTCGAATTAGATGACGACTTAATGGAAAAGTATTTTGCTGAGGAAGAAATAAGTGATAAAGAATTATTAAATGGACTTTTTGATGGGGTAGCAAATGGCGATATAATTCCAGTATTTGCTGGCTCTGCAATAAATAATTCAGGTTTGAACCTTTTGATGGATTATTTAATTAAGTTATTACCTGCACCGAATGCAAATAAAGTTGTTAAAGGAACATGGGAAGATGATGAGGTTGAGGTAGAAATAAAAGAAGACGGACCAGTTGTAGCTTTGGTAGGTAAAACTATGGTTGACCCGTATATTGGTAAACTTTCGATTTTTAAGGTTTTATCTGGAGAACTTTGTCGGGACAAAGAAGTATATATTCCATCTAAAGATACTAAAGTTAAATTAGGTAAGCTATATAAACTTAATGGCGCAGAACAAGAAGAAGTTAAATGTTTAAGAGCAGGAGAAATAGGTGCAGTTGCTAAAATAGACGAATTACAAACAGGAGATACAATGTGCACAGATGTGCAGCTAAAATTGAAAGCTATTAATTTCCCGGTGCCAATGTTTGTTCAAGCTGCATATCCGGCCAGTGATGGTGATGATGAAAAACTGTCTAATGCTATTCATAAAATCCCTGAAGAGGATGCTACCTTTACTGCTGAATATAATAAAGAAATAAAGCAGTTATTAGTTACTTCTATGGGTACTGTACATCTAGATATTATAAAAAGTATATGTAAAAGAAAGTTTGATGCTGACTTTATAACAGAAACACCTAAAGTTGCATATAGAGAAACTATACAAAAGAAAGTTGAAGTTGAACAGAAATATAAAAAGCAATCAGGTGGAAGAGGGCAATATGGTCATGTCTTTTTAAGACTTGAACCTTTACCAAGAGGTAAGGACTTTTCTTTTGATGAAGAAATTTTTGGTGGTTCTATACCTAATCAATATATACCGGCTGTAGAAAAGGGTATTGTTGAAGCAAAGGATGAAGGTGTTGTTGCCGGATATCCAGTAGTTGATTTTAAAGCAGTAGTCTACGATGGTTCATATCACCCTGTTGATTCTTCTGAAATGGCTTTTAAAATTGCTGCTTCAAAAGGATTTAGAAAAGGGATGGAACAGGCAAAACCGGTTATACTTGAACCTGTTATGCATGTTGAGGTTGTAGTTCCAGAAGAATATATGGGAGATATAATGGGAGATTTTAATTCACGAAGAGGTAAGATTCTTGGCATGGAACCAGTTAAGGGTAGACAGATTATTAAAGCTGAAGTGCCTCAAGTAGAAATGTTTAATTATACTATAGACCTAAAATCTATAACTGGTGGCCATGGGTCATATACTATGGAATTCAGTCATTATGATAAAGTTCCTTCTAAATTACAGGAAGAAATAGTTAGTCAGAAAGAAGCAGAAGAAGAATAA
- a CDS encoding metallophosphoesterase has product MKIYAIADLHLSFEDFVEPANWEEVKEYKSMEIFGEKWRMHYKKIYENCLDIVTENDLLLIPGDISWATNLKEMEADIDFIRKLPGKKIFIKGNHDYWWKGVNSLRTALPDDFYLIQNDSLIFNGVALAGSRAWTVPNTYQFSEKDKKIFNRELIRLELSLKSIQKAEKIIVMLHYMPTNEQHEHNQLIALLEKYNVDICIYGHLHGDESHEIRLEGQKWGIEFNLVSSDFIDFKPRLIFPK; this is encoded by the coding sequence ATGAAGATTTATGCGATAGCTGATTTGCACTTGTCATTTGAAGATTTTGTAGAACCTGCTAATTGGGAAGAAGTTAAAGAATATAAGTCTATGGAAATCTTTGGAGAAAAATGGCGTATGCATTATAAAAAAATATATGAAAATTGCTTAGATATAGTGACAGAAAATGATTTGTTGCTAATACCAGGAGATATTTCCTGGGCAACTAATTTAAAAGAGATGGAAGCTGACATTGATTTTATTAGAAAGCTTCCAGGTAAAAAAATATTTATTAAGGGAAATCATGATTATTGGTGGAAGGGAGTTAACAGTCTTAGAACTGCCCTTCCTGATGATTTTTATTTAATTCAAAATGATAGCTTGATATTTAATGGGGTTGCCTTAGCTGGTAGTCGAGCTTGGACTGTTCCAAATACTTACCAATTTAGTGAGAAAGATAAGAAAATATTTAATAGGGAGTTAATTCGCTTAGAGTTATCTTTAAAGTCAATTCAAAAGGCTGAAAAAATTATAGTTATGCTTCATTATATGCCTACAAACGAACAACATGAACATAATCAATTAATTGCATTATTAGAGAAATATAATGTAGATATATGTATTTATGGGCATTTACATGGGGACGAATCACATGAGATACGCTTGGAAGGTCAAAAATGGGGTATAGAGTTTAATCTCGTTAGTAGTGATTTTATTGATTTTAAACCCAGGCTAATTTTTCCAAAATAA
- a CDS encoding FprA family A-type flavoprotein — protein sequence MNKAIAITDSIYWVGVNDKETDIFESLWPLPNGVAYNSYLMLGEKTALIDTVHISYQDDFLDKIKDVLGEKELDYLVINHMEPDHSGSIRALKQAFPNLQIVGNEKTAKFLKGFYNIEEIKVIKDQETIDLGNRKLTFYLTPMVHWPETMMTYDTKDKMLFAGDAFGGFGAFHGGIFDDEIDIDFYEDEIRRYFANIVAKYSPMVQKAYAKLSHLDLQIIASTHGPIWRENPQYIIDTYVKYSSYDCDEGVVIVYGSMYGNTKKMAQEIARGVSDGGVKKIRLYDASRTHISYLLSDIWKYKGMILGACTYNNELFPPVAALTSALENRRMKNHILGIFGSYSWSGGAVKDLRAFNDKLKYELVEPVVEAQYSPDDDILEDCYRLGQNMAKKIKESL from the coding sequence ATGAATAAAGCTATAGCAATAACTGATTCGATTTATTGGGTTGGTGTAAATGATAAAGAAACAGATATTTTTGAATCTCTCTGGCCACTTCCTAATGGGGTAGCCTATAATTCTTATTTAATGCTTGGTGAAAAGACAGCTTTAATTGATACAGTACATATATCATACCAGGATGATTTTTTAGATAAGATAAAAGATGTACTTGGAGAAAAAGAACTTGATTATTTAGTAATCAATCACATGGAACCTGATCATTCTGGCTCTATAAGAGCTTTAAAACAGGCCTTTCCTAATCTACAAATAGTTGGTAATGAAAAAACTGCTAAGTTTCTTAAAGGATTTTATAATATAGAAGAAATTAAAGTAATTAAAGATCAGGAAACTATAGACTTAGGTAATAGAAAACTTACTTTTTATCTTACGCCTATGGTTCATTGGCCTGAAACAATGATGACTTATGATACAAAAGACAAGATGTTATTTGCAGGGGATGCCTTTGGTGGTTTTGGTGCTTTCCATGGAGGAATCTTTGATGATGAGATTGATATAGATTTTTATGAAGATGAAATTCGTAGATATTTTGCTAATATTGTTGCTAAATATAGTCCTATGGTACAGAAAGCATATGCAAAGTTATCACATCTTGATCTTCAAATAATCGCTTCAACTCATGGTCCAATATGGCGGGAAAATCCTCAATACATAATTGACACTTATGTAAAATATAGTAGTTACGATTGTGATGAAGGGGTAGTAATTGTATATGGATCTATGTATGGTAATACAAAAAAAATGGCCCAAGAAATAGCTAGAGGGGTAAGTGATGGAGGAGTAAAAAAAATACGCTTATATGATGCCTCCAGAACTCATATTTCTTACTTGTTAAGTGATATATGGAAATACAAAGGCATGATATTAGGTGCCTGCACTTACAATAATGAGTTATTTCCACCAGTTGCTGCACTAACCTCTGCTTTGGAAAACAGAAGGATGAAGAATCATATATTGGGTATTTTCGGTTCTTATAGTTGGAGTGGTGGTGCTGTAAAAGATTTAAGAGCATTTAATGATAAACTAAAATATGAATTAGTTGAGCCAGTAGTCGAGGCACAATATTCTCCTGATGACGATATCTTAGAAGATTGCTATCGATTAGGACAGAATATGGCAAAAAAAATAAAGGAAAGTTTATAA
- the uvsE gene encoding UV DNA damage repair endonuclease UvsE — MDLDKIDLGYACISAIIKDCSTAKTVPLGTFKKIEDKEGRIYRLETVARANLKNTIRLLWHNIAENINLYRFSSQLIPLGNHPLGEIFDYENILNEELKKIGRIIKNNNLKVSTHPGQYTVINTNNEDTFQNSIRDLEYHDKVLTAMGLDENAVMVTHVGGVYGDKKKALRRFLENFKLVPESVQNRLVIENDDSSYSIGDVLELCQEIKRPMVLDVHHHNCYNQGENLREYLDRIFSTWDKLERPPKIHFSSPRTNKNPKRHSDYINADDFKKFLELTEEYTFDIMIEAKKQDAAVLKLIEELQITKSL, encoded by the coding sequence ATGGATTTAGATAAGATAGATTTAGGCTATGCCTGTATTAGTGCTATTATAAAAGATTGTTCTACAGCAAAAACAGTTCCTTTAGGAACATTTAAAAAGATAGAAGACAAGGAAGGAAGAATCTATCGTTTAGAGACCGTTGCAAGAGCAAATCTTAAGAACACTATTCGTTTATTATGGCATAATATTGCAGAAAATATAAATCTTTATCGTTTTTCTTCACAACTTATCCCCTTAGGAAACCATCCTTTAGGAGAAATTTTTGATTATGAAAATATCTTGAACGAAGAACTTAAAAAAATAGGTAGGATTATTAAAAATAATAATTTAAAAGTAAGTACTCATCCTGGACAATATACAGTTATAAACACTAATAATGAAGATACTTTTCAAAATTCAATAAGAGACCTTGAATATCATGACAAAGTTTTAACTGCAATGGGACTAGATGAAAATGCTGTCATGGTGACACATGTTGGTGGTGTTTATGGAGATAAAAAAAAGGCACTAAGAAGATTTTTAGAAAACTTTAAACTAGTACCTGAAAGTGTACAAAATAGATTAGTAATAGAAAATGATGATAGTTCTTATTCAATTGGAGATGTTCTTGAACTATGTCAGGAAATAAAGCGTCCTATGGTTCTTGATGTACATCATCATAATTGTTACAACCAAGGAGAAAACTTAAGAGAATATCTAGATAGAATATTTTCTACCTGGGATAAGCTAGAAAGACCTCCCAAGATTCACTTTTCAAGTCCTAGAACAAATAAAAACCCTAAAAGACATTCAGATTATATAAATGCTGATGATTTTAAAAAGTTTCTTGAATTAACAGAAGAATATACCTTTGATATCATGATAGAAGCCAAAAAACAGGATGCAGCTGTTTTGAAATTGATAGAAGAACTTCAAATAACAAAAAGCCTATAA
- a CDS encoding solute carrier family 23 protein has product MNFKKAFLGLELFAICFGATVLVPILTGIHPSIVMFTAGIATLVMYFLGRGKFGAPVIFLGSSFAYIEAINHVQVTWDMPSVFFALGVAGFVQVILSRIIAIFGSEVISKKLFPPVLYGTMIMLIGLRLVDTGLGMASDNWILATITLVVAIFLMVFTKGIPNLFSVLIAIGVGFIVAFFMGEVEFVRESFFRLPEFTAPRVNWQAALYMIPFALVVSVEHFGDIFAISEATGKKYYQSPGIQRTMLIDGIGSMLSFFGSVPNTTYSEGVSAVNLLNIKDPKVSRNAGFWALAFSFVGLLSALLNSIPTAVIGGVMVLLFGSIATIGLKSMVRENVDFANPKNIIIVSVMLVFGLGTVPVPIPVFEEGVGLAAILGIALQLIFTLFESKVKINESIEANDIVVDEVATTDE; this is encoded by the coding sequence ATGAATTTCAAAAAAGCATTTTTAGGATTAGAATTATTCGCAATTTGTTTTGGGGCAACAGTTTTAGTACCAATACTAACAGGCATTCATCCATCTATAGTTATGTTTACAGCTGGTATTGCAACATTGGTTATGTATTTTTTAGGTAGAGGTAAATTTGGAGCACCCGTAATATTTTTAGGATCTAGTTTTGCTTATATAGAAGCTATTAATCATGTTCAAGTGACCTGGGATATGCCTTCAGTATTCTTTGCATTAGGAGTGGCAGGCTTTGTACAAGTTATATTATCCAGGATCATTGCTATTTTTGGTAGTGAAGTAATATCAAAAAAATTATTTCCACCTGTACTTTATGGAACAATGATTATGTTAATTGGTTTAAGATTAGTTGATACTGGTTTAGGGATGGCATCTGATAACTGGATATTAGCAACTATTACATTAGTTGTTGCTATATTTTTAATGGTTTTTACAAAAGGAATTCCCAATCTTTTCTCTGTTTTAATTGCTATAGGAGTTGGTTTTATTGTTGCCTTTTTTATGGGAGAAGTAGAATTTGTTAGAGAGTCATTTTTTAGATTACCTGAATTTACAGCACCAAGGGTCAATTGGCAAGCTGCTCTTTATATGATACCTTTTGCTCTTGTTGTAAGTGTAGAGCATTTTGGTGATATTTTTGCTATAAGTGAGGCAACAGGTAAAAAGTATTATCAATCACCTGGTATTCAAAGGACTATGCTTATTGATGGTATTGGGTCTATGCTATCTTTCTTTGGCTCAGTTCCTAATACAACTTACTCAGAAGGTGTTTCAGCTGTAAACCTATTGAATATTAAAGATCCTAAAGTAAGCAGAAACGCTGGTTTCTGGGCTTTGGCATTCAGCTTTGTCGGACTTTTAAGTGCATTGCTAAATTCAATTCCAACAGCAGTTATTGGTGGTGTGATGGTATTACTTTTTGGTAGTATCGCTACAATTGGACTTAAAAGTATGGTTCGTGAAAATGTAGATTTTGCAAATCCGAAGAATATTATTATAGTATCAGTAATGTTAGTCTTTGGGCTTGGAACTGTTCCTGTACCCATTCCAGTATTTGAAGAAGGGGTTGGATTAGCAGCTATATTAGGTATTGCTTTACAATTGATATTTACACTTTTTGAATCAAAAGTTAAGATAAACGAAAGTATAGAAGCAAATGATATAGTAGTGGACGAGGTTGCAACTACTGATGAGTAG
- the pyrR gene encoding bifunctional pyr operon transcriptional regulator/uracil phosphoribosyltransferase PyrR, protein MDKNLKLKKKIIDSDGVRRALTRISHEIVEKNKGTDDLIIIGIRTRGVPLARRLADRIKSFEEVEVPVGILDITLYRDDLSMVAQQPIVHKTEIPFDIDGKTVVLVDDVLYTGRTVRAALDALVDLGRPKAIQLAIVIDRGHRELPIRADFVGKNLPTAHDEVVSVNLKEIDGQDSVLLYNSDK, encoded by the coding sequence ATGGATAAGAATTTGAAACTCAAGAAAAAAATAATTGATTCAGATGGTGTTAGAAGGGCATTAACAAGGATATCCCATGAGATTGTTGAGAAAAATAAAGGTACAGATGATCTTATAATTATTGGTATTAGAACAAGAGGAGTACCTTTAGCCCGAAGATTAGCAGATAGAATAAAAAGTTTTGAAGAAGTTGAAGTGCCAGTTGGTATATTAGATATTACACTTTATCGTGATGATTTATCAATGGTTGCACAACAGCCAATAGTTCACAAAACTGAAATACCTTTTGATATTGACGGTAAGACAGTAGTACTAGTAGATGACGTACTATATACTGGTAGAACAGTACGTGCAGCTTTAGATGCTTTGGTTGATTTAGGAAGACCAAAGGCTATTCAATTAGCAATTGTAATAGATCGTGGACATCGGGAGTTGCCTATAAGGGCTGACTTCGTAGGTAAAAACTTGCCAACTGCTCATGATGAAGTAGTTAGCGTAAATCTGAAAGAAATTGATGGTCAAGATAGTGTCTTATTATATAATAGTGATAAATAA
- a CDS encoding RluA family pseudouridine synthase has product MNEKFFFVTEAEEGIRLDKFLAMQNKDMSRSYIKNLILDGNIFINGTKGKASYKVKEDDEIKILIPEAKDSDIKAVEMDLDLIYEDNDIIVINKKPDLVVHPVPGNWDNTLVNGLLAYTEDLSGINGIKRPGIVHRLDKDTSGAIVVAKNDESHRQLVQQFKDRETKKIYHCIVKGRLSHEKGIINAPIGRNPKERKKMAVTKENSKKAVSEFKVLDVFPSHTYLQVKLLTGRTHQIRVHLSYMGHPILGDDKYGKRKKKDFHVKRQMLHAHILGFNHPIKGEWKEFKAELPEDFKTTLDKINKKKLY; this is encoded by the coding sequence ATGAATGAGAAGTTTTTTTTTGTAACCGAAGCAGAAGAAGGCATAAGATTAGATAAATTTCTTGCTATGCAAAATAAAGACATGTCTCGTTCCTATATTAAAAATTTAATACTTGACGGAAATATTTTTATAAATGGAACTAAAGGTAAAGCTAGTTATAAAGTAAAAGAAGATGATGAAATAAAAATTTTAATTCCGGAAGCAAAAGATTCTGATATTAAAGCTGTAGAAATGGATTTAGACCTGATATATGAAGATAATGATATAATAGTTATTAATAAAAAGCCTGATTTAGTAGTTCATCCTGTCCCGGGTAATTGGGACAATACACTAGTAAATGGTCTTTTAGCCTATACAGAGGACTTGTCAGGCATTAATGGTATCAAAAGACCAGGTATTGTACATCGACTTGATAAGGATACTTCTGGGGCTATAGTAGTAGCTAAAAATGATGAGAGCCATAGACAATTGGTTCAACAATTTAAAGATAGGGAAACAAAAAAAATATATCATTGTATTGTTAAAGGAAGGTTAAGCCATGAAAAAGGAATTATTAACGCTCCTATAGGGAGAAACCCAAAAGAAAGAAAAAAGATGGCTGTAACTAAAGAAAATAGTAAAAAAGCAGTTTCGGAATTTAAAGTATTGGATGTTTTCCCTTCTCATACATATCTTCAGGTAAAACTTTTAACAGGACGAACACATCAAATAAGAGTGCATTTATCATATATGGGTCATCCCATACTAGGTGATGATAAGTATGGCAAGAGAAAAAAGAAGGATTTCCATGTAAAAAGACAGATGCTTCATGCACATATTTTGGGTTTTAATCATCCTATAAAAGGAGAATGGAAGGAATTTAAGGCAGAACTACCTGAAGATTTTAAAACAACTTTAGATAAAATAAATAAGAAGAAGCTATATTGA
- the lspA gene encoding signal peptidase II — MVYLIAFIIIVFDQITKVMVVNSFSLGESRAIINNIFHLTFVKNTGAAFGILAGYRYFFIVITVVVVIALIVFRNMSKKNIFLDIAISLTIGGAIANLIDRIRYGYVIDFLDFRIWPVFNIADSAIVVGMFVLIYYIWKEEANNQVVDSDE; from the coding sequence ATGGTATATCTTATCGCTTTTATAATAATTGTTTTTGATCAAATAACGAAAGTTATGGTAGTAAATAGTTTTTCTTTAGGAGAGAGTAGAGCTATTATTAATAATATTTTTCATTTGACATTTGTGAAGAATACTGGGGCGGCCTTTGGTATTTTAGCTGGTTATAGGTACTTTTTTATTGTAATTACTGTTGTGGTAGTTATTGCCCTTATAGTTTTTCGTAATATGAGTAAAAAAAATATATTTCTTGATATAGCTATTTCTTTGACAATAGGAGGAGCAATTGCTAATTTAATTGATAGGATAAGATACGGATATGTTATTGATTTTCTCGATTTTCGTATTTGGCCAGTATTTAATATAGCTGATTCTGCTATTGTTGTAGGTATGTTTGTTTTAATTTATTATATATGGAAAGAAGAAGCTAATAATCAGGTGGTTGATTCTGATGAATGA
- a CDS encoding TraR/DksA C4-type zinc finger protein, translated as MENNKLNYYRNILNKERDRLKKEMKSFEDEQRLSQKDSTGELSSYDNHPGDEGTLTFEREMDLGLFDNIFSRLKEVDDALEKIDTGDYGICQSCGDSINKERLDLVPATSFCQDCKEIEEDKENVRDRPLEEESFYPSFRGFNDETGANSYDAEDTWQDLAQYGTSSGPVFSDDAVTGEKPRKEAYVDTDELIGTVGIEDSIINDEVDNLEEAVKTSTTFTGIKGQTER; from the coding sequence ATGGAAAATAATAAATTGAATTACTATAGAAATATTCTCAATAAAGAAAGAGACCGATTGAAAAAAGAAATGAAAAGTTTTGAAGATGAGCAGAGATTAAGCCAAAAAGATTCTACAGGTGAGCTATCCAGTTATGATAATCATCCGGGAGATGAAGGTACTTTAACATTTGAAAGAGAAATGGATCTGGGCTTATTTGATAATATTTTTTCTCGACTAAAAGAGGTTGATGATGCTTTAGAAAAAATAGATACTGGCGATTATGGGATTTGTCAAAGCTGTGGTGATTCTATTAATAAAGAACGACTTGACTTAGTTCCTGCCACTAGTTTTTGCCAGGATTGTAAAGAAATCGAAGAGGACAAAGAAAATGTAAGAGATAGACCTTTAGAAGAAGAAAGTTTTTATCCTTCTTTTCGGGGATTTAATGATGAAACAGGAGCAAATTCATATGATGCAGAAGATACCTGGCAGGACCTGGCTCAATACGGTACATCAAGTGGCCCTGTTTTTTCTGATGATGCTGTTACTGGTGAAAAACCAAGAAAAGAAGCTTATGTGGATACGGACGAATTAATTGGTACAGTAGGTATTGAAGATTCAATAATAAATGACGAGGTTGATAACTTGGAAGAAGCAGTAAAAACTAGTACAACTTTCACAGGGATAAAAGGTCAGACCGAAAGATAG
- a CDS encoding DUF5665 domain-containing protein, with protein MIKGERKDYIEENDKKEIMNKLEELLERMEGIRISEYIELVRSPKRMLFINFLSGLARGLGFAIGATVLGAVFLIVLLNIAQMNIPVIAEFVARIIKIVETYL; from the coding sequence GTGATTAAAGGAGAAAGAAAAGACTATATTGAGGAAAATGATAAAAAAGAAATTATGAATAAGTTAGAAGAATTATTAGAGAGAATGGAAGGTATTAGAATTTCAGAATACATTGAATTGGTTCGTTCTCCTAAAAGAATGCTATTTATAAATTTTTTATCTGGCCTTGCTAGAGGCTTAGGTTTTGCTATAGGGGCAACTGTATTAGGGGCTGTTTTTTTAATAGTACTTTTAAATATAGCACAAATGAATATTCCAGTAATTGCAGAATTTGTAGCTAGAATTATTAAAATAGTTGAGACATATTTATAA
- a CDS encoding DivIVA domain-containing protein yields MKVSPLDIYNHEFKKAIGGYNTAEVDEFLDEVGIAYEKLLKEVNKLQDENESLKEKISSEEKMENKLENILLTVQETAKDITKQAKQEANIIIKKAEIKGKKIEEEAREKMKKEYESLESIKEARELFKIRFKTMLESHLEMLEKEQENELQVQNEVAAEEWDIED; encoded by the coding sequence ATGAAAGTATCTCCATTAGATATTTATAATCATGAATTTAAGAAAGCTATTGGGGGGTATAATACGGCAGAAGTAGATGAATTTCTTGATGAAGTAGGTATAGCTTATGAAAAACTTTTGAAAGAAGTAAATAAATTACAGGATGAAAATGAAAGTTTAAAAGAAAAAATAAGTTCTGAAGAAAAGATGGAAAATAAGTTAGAAAATATTCTTTTAACTGTTCAAGAAACTGCAAAAGATATCACAAAACAAGCAAAGCAAGAAGCTAATATTATTATTAAAAAGGCTGAAATTAAAGGGAAAAAGATTGAAGAAGAAGCTAGAGAAAAAATGAAAAAAGAATACGAAAGTCTAGAATCTATAAAAGAAGCCAGAGAATTGTTTAAAATAAGGTTTAAAACAATGTTGGAGAGCCATTTAGAAATGCTTGAAAAAGAGCAAGAAAACGAATTGCAGGTTCAGAATGAAGTTGCTGCTGAAGAATGGGATATAGAAGATTAA
- a CDS encoding photosystem II S4 domain protein: MLDREKLSSHLYQEDDIILAGHIFDKIEMVIRRKNNQSTSFLNPYQCEIASGILEQIYEVGFILDGGYKDAERKRITIFPEYMFPEHIDSPVNLLKVSGNFKFQSVDHRDFLGALMGLGIKREMIGDILVSDEFAQVVLAEEVKEFIMMKMEYVHEVPVEITEICRDEIIIPSDNAKEIRTTVASMRLDAVASAGFGDSRNKISRDIKNDKLKLNWKTENNPSANVEIGDLISIRGRGRVEVVGDNGLSHRGRIKLFLKRYS, from the coding sequence ATGTTGGATAGAGAAAAATTGAGTTCACATCTTTATCAGGAAGATGATATTATTTTAGCTGGTCATATTTTTGATAAAATAGAAATGGTAATCAGGAGGAAGAATAATCAATCCACTAGTTTTTTAAATCCTTATCAATGCGAAATAGCAAGTGGAATATTAGAGCAAATCTATGAAGTGGGATTCATACTTGATGGGGGTTATAAAGATGCTGAAAGAAAAAGGATAACAATTTTTCCTGAATATATGTTTCCAGAACATATAGATTCACCTGTAAATCTACTTAAAGTTTCTGGTAATTTTAAATTTCAGTCTGTAGACCATCGAGACTTTTTAGGTGCTTTAATGGGATTAGGCATAAAAAGAGAAATGATTGGCGATATATTAGTCAGTGATGAATTTGCCCAAGTTGTCCTTGCTGAGGAAGTGAAAGAATTCATTATGATGAAAATGGAATATGTACATGAAGTGCCTGTTGAAATCACTGAGATTTGTCGAGATGAAATAATTATTCCTAGTGATAATGCAAAGGAAATTAGAACAACTGTTGCTTCAATGCGACTAGATGCAGTTGCCAGTGCTGGCTTTGGTGATTCAAGAAATAAAATTAGTAGAGATATTAAAAATGATAAATTAAAGTTAAATTGGAAAACAGAAAATAATCCTTCAGCAAATGTTGAAATTGGAGATTTAATTTCAATAAGAGGACGTGGAAGGGTTGAAGTTGTTGGAGATAATGGCTTATCTCATCGGGGAAGAATAAAACTGTTCTTAAAACGATATAGTTAA